A region from the Aegilops tauschii subsp. strangulata cultivar AL8/78 chromosome 5, Aet v6.0, whole genome shotgun sequence genome encodes:
- the LOC141022981 gene encoding uncharacterized protein, whose amino-acid sequence MVSQLGSPSPWVAQAKYDPAATTIAAISDDLLREILLRLPSLPCLVRAALACRAFLRAARTSTDFRRRFMELHPPQILGIFEDSFWQRGTPAFVPFGSRSDPDVTAAVSGADFHLTGLPENSAGDPRWEINTCHGGYLVLHNQKTRQLATYNPLTQALDVFPYPAQEANCHPRYLACHIIFFKDDPIYFGVVCVRRRRRRLRTLARFSLFSSDSSCREWQSFPWVDTSTGQLPSCPDTLMVDGFAYWKHIDQPYIVVLDNSTLEFSRLDLPPGMEDMQCAEFRLGQTDDGYLCMVYIYEDTLVVCGWGDAGDGVDELMTYKVFPLSTIIDATMCSEEYGVQVSAVVDGFVFLSVKNDMYTECILSLCLETESVDELVGHALDDCDIHPYIMAWPPSLVGSDEVSP is encoded by the coding sequence ATGGTCTCCCAACTAGGGTCACCTTCGCCGTGGGTGGCGCAGGCGAAGTATGATCCAGCGGCCACCACCATCGCTGCCATCAGCGACGACCTCCTCCGCGAGATCCTCCTCCGCCTTCCCTCCCTCCCATGCCTCGTCCGCGCCGCCCTCGCCTGCCGCGCCTTCCTCCGCGCCGCGAGAACCTCCACCGACTTCCGACGCCGCTTCATGGAGCTCCACCCGCCCCAGATCCTCGGAATCTTCGAGGACTCGTTCTGGCAAAGAGGCACCCCTGCCTTCGTCCCCTTCGGAAGCCGCTCTGACCCGGACGTCACCGCCGCCGTCAGCGGCGCCGATTTCCACCTCACCGGCCTCCCAGAAAACAGCGCCGGCGACCCCAGGTGGGAGATCAACACCTGCCACGGCGGCTACCTTGTCCTCCACAACCAGAAAACCAGGCAGCTGGCCACCTACAACCCCCTCACGCAGGCGCTGGACGTCTTCCCCTACCCGGCCCAGGAGGCCAACTGCCATCCCCGCTACCTTGCGTGCCACATCATCTTCTTCAAGGATGACCCGATATACTTCGGTGTGGTCTGTgtgcgccgccgccggcgccggctcCGGACGCTGGCTCGCTTCTCTCTATTCTCATCTGACAGCAGCTGCAGGGAGTGGCAGAGCTTCCCTTGGGTGGACACCTCGACGGGGCAGCTCCCGTCTTGCCCCGACACGCTGATGGTGGATGGATTTGCCTACTGGAAACACATTGATCAACCATATATAGTCGTGCTCGACAACTCGACGCTGGAATTCTCTCGACTGGATTTGCCGCCGGGCATGGAAGACATGCAATGTGCAGAATTCCGACTCGGCCAGACCGACGATGGGTATCTCTGCATGGTTTACATATATGAAGACACGCTTGTTGTTTGCGGTTGGGGTGACGCTGGTGATGGTGTCGACGAACTGATGACATACAAGGTCTTCCCACTGAGTACAATTATCGATGCAACTATGTGTTCGGAAGAGTATGGTGTGCAGGTTTCGGCGGTCGTCGATGGATTCGTATTCCTGTCTGTTAAGAATGATATGTATACCGAGTGCATCCTATCCTTGTGCCTGGAAACAGAGAGTGTAGACGAGCTCGTCGGTCATGCATTAGATGACTGCGATATCCATCCCTACATCATGGCATGGCCTCCTTCTTTGGTAGGCAGCGACGAGGTGAGCCCTTGA